A stretch of the Theileria equi strain WA chromosome 1, complete sequence genome encodes the following:
- a CDS encoding hypothetical protein (encoded by transcript BEWA_024830A) yields MIGRIYNIKDTKIRCRFSVRLLIYFILLIFTGPYFGNWTTTEKFLCRINVYASECSLAERIGPSSDNFKCSAQRFMIAKLGSIIRLSVLTVGFPLGLLLDNLGPKITFLIGIAMRVASWVIFSIEGVNNVLVIISGILLGLSRNAIAYPTLTIYMYTTSFKEFATTIMGIGITLAGLYIVVLERLMGLIDPNPYRFTLISALVTHIPCLMIGLAIFPLKPPPTKTQKSTTGRKRSVDSFCSSKSGESSRRDDEDIEIVTDAGDIHHEIVMDEKDWNSKMFLRYITSTEYLITCPYFVLNFLDFFFVQLMFSTMYGQFGDVIVLNEYLMSFSFILTFLIGFSYKTVKPLTIVIVTNIFAIINHFISFGTSRIAGIFSSITLIIYGSVLFTQMNIYIQSTFNSKYFGSLIGTINTLSGFVLFLNILLISIVEKHNCINYIHVAMIVIRILFLGSLTFLNLMQKGRTKSI; encoded by the coding sequence ATGATTGGCCGTATTTATAATATCAAGGATACAAAGATCAGGTGCAGGTTCAGCGTCCGCCTGCTCAtctatttcatccttttAATATTCACAGGACCGTATTTTGGGAATTGGACTACAACTGAAAAGTTCCTATGCAGGATCAACGTTTATGCTAGCGAATGCTCTCTAGCGGAGCGCATAGGGCCTTCCTCTGACAACTTCAAATGCTCAGCCCAAAGATTTATGATTGCAAAGCTTGGATCCATCATTAGACTATCTGTTCTTACTGTCGGATTTCCACTAGGACTCCTTCTAGATAACCTTGGACCTAAAATAACCTTTCTTATTGGAATAGCAATGAGGGTGGCATCATGGGTCATATTTTCAATAGAAGGAGTTAATAACGTATTGGTAATCATAAGTGGCATACTCCTGGGTTTATCCAGGAATGCTATCGCCTATCCCACACTCACTATCTACATGTATACCACGAGTTTTAAGGAGTTTGCAACCACCATAATGGGTATCGGAATCACACTTGCAGGGTTATATATTGTAGTTCTTGAAAGATTAATGGGCTTGATAGATCCAAATCCATACAGATTCACACTTATTTCTGCACTGGTTACGCACATTCCATGCTTAATGATTGGTCTTGCGATCTTTCCTTTGAAGCCACCACCAAcaaaaactcaaaaatcAACTACTGGTCGTAAAAGATCTGTGGACTCATTTTGTTCATCCAAAAGTGGTGAGTCTAGTAGACgggatgatgaagatattGAAATTGTTACGGATGCAGGTGATATTCACCATGAAATTGTCatggatgaaaaggattGGAATAGCAAGATGTTTCTTAGATACATAACCAGTACCGAATACCTTATAACATGTccatattttgttttaaattttctGGACTTCTTTTTTGTTCAACTCATGTTTTCCACAATGTATGGACAATTTGGAGACGTCATTGTGTTGAACGAGTATCTGATGTCGTTTAGTTTTATTTTAACATTTCTAATCGGATTTTCATACAAAACTGTCAAGCCACTGACCATAGTAATAGTTACTAACATATTCGCAATAATAAATCACTTTATATCATTTGGAACTAGCAGAATCGCGGGAATATTCTCATCAATAACTCTAATAATTTACGGAAGCGTTCTATTCACTCAGATGAACATATACATACAGTCGACTTTCAACAGCAAATACTTCGGGAGTTTGATTGGCACGATCAATACACTTTCTGGGTTCGTTCTATTTCTGAATATATTATTGATATCCATCGTGGAAAAGCATAACTGTATTAATTACATCCACGTGGCAATGATTGTTATTAGAATTTTATTCCTGGGCTCTCTGACGTTCCTAAACCTGATGCAAAAGGGAAGAACGAAATCAATATAG
- a CDS encoding hypothetical protein (encoded by transcript BEWA_024840A) encodes MNWIVRLFIYFGIVTVCGPYFDNWTTTEKYLFLSDAYADVCSPTEQQGPRKNTYRCQEQQLRVNSLLSYGRMSEFLSSVFIGISVDCYGPRIVSCIGVILALISWVLLGYFPNYDATLKLSMILVGICTNSTLLPALTIERYTKEYKAQSLIYIGMSSSFTCFLIKGMERILYYELMDHRTLALGFIVFLIIPCLLFSIGAFPAGVLGEAPVEDEKMELSIFTRKTEMDQPEEENTLCQTSAVSVRGERTTQDTESGNSELSSLDGEEKWTFYGFLKAISRKTVILCTLYYAFNVVSLTYSQQALTISYRDNELVLEFTEYLLPLSFVLCLAFMVIYRFLRPITVIVIMSTLFALMHISSLFSGTCWGIVYAIFLSCIYSIYNTQVYIYLESRVSKVCYSSILGFLNTVGGLSILVNMGLMNYIRDYANIPKVYGALLVIRLVFLGIFGMIMLDPVLNVSSRENKR; translated from the coding sequence ATGAATTGGATTGTTAGGTTGTTTATATATTTTGGGATTGTCACAGTATGTGGTCCATATTTTGATAATTGGACCACAACTGAGAAATATCTCTTCTTGAGTGATGCCTATGCTGATGTTTGTTCTCCAACTGAGCAACAGGGGCCACGAAAAAACACATACAGATGTCAGGAACAGCAACTGAGGGTAAATAGTCTGTTATCATATGGCAGGATGTCTGAGTTTCTATCAAGCGTATTCATAGGGATATCAGTCGATTGCTACGGACCTCGTATAGTTTCTTGTATTGGAGTCATCTTAGCTCTAATCTCATGGGTACTCTTGGGTTATTTTCCAAACTACGATGCAACACTTAAGCTTTCAATGATTCTCGTGGGAATCTGCACGAATTCTACATTATTACCAGCACTGACAATTGAAAGATATACTAAAGAGTATAAGGCGCAATCCCTGATCTATATAGGAATGTCCAGTTCATTCACTTGCTTTCTTATTAAGGGCATGGAAAGAATTCTCTACTACGAATTAATGGACCATCGTACACTTGCCCTTGGATTTATTGTCTTTCTTATAATTCCCTGCCTGTTATTTTCTATAGGAGCATTTCCAGCAGGCGTATTGGGTGAAGCTCCTGTCGAAGAtgaaaaaatggaattaTCGATCTTCACTAGAAAAACGGAAATGGATCAACCAGAAGAGGAAAATACTCTTTGTCAGACTAGTGCAGTATCTGTACGGGGAGAACGTACTACCCAGGACACGGAATCTGGAAATAGTGAACTGTCTTCATTGgatggagaagaaaagTGGACTTTTTACGGATTTTTGAAGGCTATAAGTAGAAAAACCGTGATACTTTGTACACTATACTATGCTTTTAATGTCGTGAGTCTAACATATTCACAACAAGCACTCACAATATCATACAGAGATAATGAACTTGTTCTTGAATTCACAGAATACCTCTTACCATTGTCTTTTGTATTATGTCTGGCTTTCATGGTAATTTATAGATTTCTAAGGCCAATTACAGTTATTGTGATCATGTCAACTCTCTTCGCGCTGATGCATATATCTTCCTTATTCTCTGGAACGTGTTGGGGAATCGTTTATGCGATATTCTTATCGTGTATCTATTCCATATACAATACACAGGTATACATATACCTTGAATCGAGGGTTTCAAAGGTTTGCTACTCGAGTATACTTGGGTTTTTAAACACGGTAGGAGGTCTGAGTATACTTGTTAATATGGGTCTAATGAATTATATCAGGGACTATGCTAACATTCCCAAGGTCTACGGAGCTCTATTAGTAATAAGACTAGTATTCTTGGGGATCTTTGGCATGATAATGCTGGATCCTGTCCTGAACGTTTCAAGTAGGGAAAACAAAAGATAG
- a CDS encoding hypothetical protein (encoded by transcript BEWA_024850A): MELSTLSILVKNSQVNRFQYQVEVKYAGKKWTKHKSFAEFEQLQDTLLRNNYSDVPFLPDVNFAAGFGALDELHHAESSLQEFLLELFRRPDTRSSIDVLTFVDLLQHLKEVPKPVAAEYLTGTEAYNLSVSDYVCLEEDSLLIVSYEEKTVLSKLGRLWSIIEPDVIGAIRIFSFEKGIKKGFNLELHMDFIAKVRCMAYDKDTSTLFVATGDGYVKRFKLIKAAKPKEVTLEFLDEVLIHENAILTISLKSNLYYTCGYDGNIRRVEVKTNKVIGGGKLSKRLNGDKLMTSETTSDDVMIVGTTGNVLHMYYMGKEIPQFIQSVSIPQPCTIHKIVTNQKNVFVAHGNCISCYSLAKAQVDPDQGPRSNAHVIELSSIRKVSTKNSEIVNVSIPMSIRSAQFSINSVGSSFAAYNVYDFVIRSTSRQIIAAYDQVHFIHLIRDGNTLISGGSDGDVRVWKLPNDDDLVLWSPSRS; the protein is encoded by the exons ATGGAGCTATCTACTTTATCAATTTTGGTAAAGAATAGCCAAGTGAACCGTTTTCAGTACCAAGTTGAGGTGAAATATGCCGGTAAAAAATGGACAA AACACAAGAGCTTTGCGGAATTTGAACAACTTCAAGATACCTTATTACGAAATAACTATTCGGATGTCCCTTTCCTACCCGATGTGAACTTTGCTGCGGGGTTTGGTGCCCTTGATGAACTTCATCATGCGGAATCCTCTCTTCAAGAATTTCTGTTG GAACTATTCCGTCGCCCAGATACAAGATCAAGTATCGACGTTTTAACCTTTGTTGATTTACTTCAGCATCTAAAGGAGGTACCAAAACCCGTTGCT GCGGAATATCTAACAGGGACGGAAGCCTACAACCTATCTGTATCTGACTATGTATGCCTAGAGGAGGATTCACTATTAATTGTTTCATACGAG GAAAAAACTGTTCTGAGTAAATTAGGAAGACTGTGGTCCATAATTGAACCAGATGTGATTGGTGCAATTCGAATTTTCAGCTTTG AAAAAGGTATAAAAAAGGGTTTTAACTTAGAACTACATATGGACTTTATAGCAAAAGTACGTTGCATGGCCTATGATAAAGATACTTCCACACTGTTTGTTGCAACAGGTGATGGCTATGTAAAGAGATTTAAACTAATAAAAGCAGCTAAACCCAAGGAAGTGACATTGGAATTTCTAGATGAGGTACTAATACACGAGAATGCTATTCTTACAATATCCCTCAAATCAAACCTCTACTATACATGTGGTTACGACGGTAACATTAGACGTGTGGAAGTCAAGACTAACAAAGTTATTGGAGGAGGAAAATTAAGCAAAAGACTTAATGGTGACAAATTGATGACATCAGAAACTACATCTGACGATGTCATGATTGTTGGCACTACAGGAAATGTGCTACACATGTATTATATGGGCAAAGAAATTCCACAGTTTATACAGTCGGTATCAATTCCGCAACCATGTACAATCCACAAGATCGTTACAAACCAAAAAAATGTCTTTGTTGCGCACGGGAATTGCATATCATGCTACTCCTTGGCAAAGGCGCAAGTAGATCCTGATCAAGGTCCTCGTTCTAATGCACATGTGATTGAACTATCGTCAATAAGAAAAGTTAGTACAAAGAATTCGGAAATCGTGAATGTTAGTATCCCAATGAGTATTAGATCTGCTCAGTTTTCCATAAATTCAGTGGGATCAAGCTTTGCTGCCTACAATGTCTATGACTTTGTGATCCGCAGCACCTCTAGACAGATTATCGCAGCATACGAT CAAGTCCACTTTATCCATTTGATTCGTGATGGAAATACTCTCATTTCCGGAGGTTCTGATGGCGATGTTAGAGTATGGAAACTACCAAACGACGATGACTTGGTCCTCTGGTCCCCATCTAGGTCATAA
- a CDS encoding hypothetical protein (encoded by transcript BEWA_024860A), with protein sequence MNLEDRKDFDEDMDSSVDDTIEEIVEESQEDCDTGAKRIWRKEEGPLKEGEELDVAPGCYDMLHTISLDWSCLSFDILNDDLGACRIQFPHECYVVSGTQPGNTHGMESLIHVMKWSNITRNFAEEEDEDEEEDKKCKLSLNSIYHPGIVNRIKACPQSSRLVCTMSDTGKVHIWDIEQQLNNIDDGSFPKSKQKPLYTNVIHDIEGYAVAWSPNKTGMLATGDCNGGIALWNPVEGGWSVDRFFKDSSSVEDIHWTPGSDVFAAACCDGSVKLFDIRIGSDPQCSISVSDLDVNSVSWNPVQTTCILTGDETGSGKIFDVRYPQAHLSQLNWHKEAITCVGWHPQDSCVCALSSRDDSISLWDTSVESQQVGTEEGDTNLNDVPQQLLFLHMGQTEITELMFHNNIPGVVISTAVDGFNIFKCINID encoded by the exons ATGAACTTGGAAGATAGAAAAGACTTTGACGAAGATATGGACAGCTCCGTTGACGATACCATCGAGGAGATTGTGGAAGAATCACAGGAAGACTGCGATACTGGAGCAAAACGTATATGGaggaaagaagaaggaCCTCTTAAAGAAG GTGAAGAGCTAGACGTCGCTCCAGGATGCTACGACATGTTACATACCATATCTCTCGATTGGTCGTGCCTCTCATTTGACATTCTCAATGACGACTTAGGAGCTTGTAGAATCCAGTTTCCTCACGAGTGCTACGTAGTATCTGGGACACAACCTGGTAATACTCACGGAATGGAATCGTTGATTCACGTAATGAAGTGGTCCAACATAACAAGGAACTTTGCcgaagaagaagatgaagacgaagaagaggataaaaAGTGCAAGTTGAGCTTGAACAGTATTTATCATCCAGGAATCGTAAATCGCATAAAAGCATGTCCACAAAGTTCTAGACTAGTATGCACAATGTCCGATACAGGAAAAGTGCATATTTGGGATATTGAACAACAGTTGAATAACATAGATGATG GTAGTTTTCCAAAGTCTAAACAAAAACCCCTGTATACCAATGTTATACACGATATAGAGGGATACGCTGTTGCATGGAGTCCTAATAAAACAGGAATGCTTGCCACTGGTGATTGTAACGGAGGTATTGCTTTGTGGAATCCTGTTGAAGGTGGATGGAGCGTTGATAGATTTTTTAAAGATTCTTCATCCGTTGAAGATATCCACTGGACTCCTGGCAGCGATGTTTTTGCTGCAGCATGTTGTGATGGCTCTGTAAAGCTATTTGACATAAGAATAGGCTCAGACCCTCAATGTTCTATTTCTGTGTCTGACTTGGATGTTAATTCTGTATCTTGGAATCCTGTCCAAACCACATGTATATTGACAGGTGATGAAACTGGTAGTGGAAAGATATTCGATGTGCGTTATCCTCAAGCACATTTATCTCAGTTGAATTGGCATAAAGAAGCGATTACTTGCGTTGGATGGCATCCACAAGATTCTTGTGTTTGCGCGCTGAGTTCTAGAGATGACTCTATTTCTCTTTGGGATACATCTGTAGAATCACAGCAAGTTGGAACTGAAGAGGGTGACACGAACCTTAATGATGTACCCCAGCAACTCTTGTTTTTGCATATGGGACAAACGGAAATAACGGAGTTAATGTTTCATAATAATATTCCTGGCGTAGTCATATCCACCGCTGTTGACGGATTCAACATATTCAAGTGTATCAACATAGATTGA
- a CDS encoding hypothetical protein (encoded by transcript BEWA_024870A), with amino-acid sequence MNAGLELNDSGPVKVDQEPVDKVELTSNASLYTAEAISIEDHNFEDLPTPTSNTYKDYIKNLSNSGINISDLSPKGSFKEYHLDDDSAKSSNILYTDQHIDGKDPVIMHNINVITEDSGYSRPETPYNKFLERLKHHSCIDIVNAIKGLIVMLPGTMSRTEVAAITHNFIDIYTPKLISLGVFEDMSDNDFVDVIEGFEKFTIQKLYPQCYRMDPMDPIEDELLDIQIKCLSWIKPQHLEISVSGDHDILEDAQTQLKNIHKYKAPRDKLIAILNTCRLIVYSIQKISNRDVSADEAFPLLIYTIIRSNPRELHSSIEFIQNFRHPSRHVSEEAYAFTLLVSAVEYIRAIGKTAHLKLSSEEFESLYDKCKINYKDRLEELNIMISAKPENEPTQGDSLINQLKKFASPRISFKMPLFSRTSSKYVQEIMETLDYLESYLVDLPLIYQHDEHSTIDSPALLSDWRALTAMRKHVIETIAKLRTQVDKLL; translated from the exons ATGAACGCCGGTCTTGAGTTAAATGATTCGGGGCCTGTAAAGG TAGACCAAGAACCAGTAGATAAAGTAGAACTTACATCTAATGCTTCACTATATACGGCCGAAGCTATTTCTATCGAAGATCATAACTTTGAGGATTTGCCAACACCCACTTCAAACACATACAAGGATTATATAAAGAACTTGAGTAATTCTGGCATAAACATATCAGATCTTTCACCAAAGGGATCCTTTAAAGAATATCACCTTGATGATGATTCAGCAAAGTCCTCAAATATACTATATACAGACCAACATATTGATGGTAAGGACCCCGTAATTATGCATAATATAAACGTTATTACAGAGGACAGTGGTTATTCTCGACCAGAAACTCCTTATAATAAATTTTTGGAACGTTTAAAGCATCATTCTTGTATTGATATTGTAAATGCAATCAAAGGGCTAATTGTAATGCTGCCTGGTACCATGTCAAGAACTGAGGTTGCTGCAATTACACATAATTTTATCGACATTTACACTCCAAAATTAATATCCCTGGGTGTATTTGAGGACATGAGTGATAATGACTTTGTGGATGTTATTGAAggatttgaaaagtttacaaTTCAAAAGTTATATCCACAGTGCTATCGGATGGACCCAATGGATCCCATAGAAGATGAACTTTTGGATATACAGATAAAATGTCTAAGCTGGATAAAGCCACAGCACTTGGAAATTTCTGTTTCCGGTGATCATgatattttggaagatgCGCAAACGCaattgaaaaatattcacaaaTACAAGGCCCCAAGGGATAAGCTTATTGCAATATTGAATACCTGTAGATTAATTGTTTACTCGATTCAGAAAATATC GAACCGGGATGTGAGTGCGGATGAAGCGTTTCCGTTATTGATATATACTATAATCCGTTCCAACCCCAGGGAGTTACACTCTTCTATAGAgtttattcaaaattttagaCATCCTAGTCGCCATGTCTCTGAAGAGGCATATGCATTTACCTTGTTGGTATCTGCAGTTGAATACATTCGTGCAATAGGAAAAACTGCACACTTGAAGCTTAGTAGTGAAGAATTTGAATCACtttatgataaatgtaaaattaaTTATAAAGACCGACTAGAAGAACTTAATATAATGATATCAGCCAAACCTGAAAACGAACCCACCCAAGGGGATTCATTAATCAATCAATTGAAAAAATTTGCATCTCCTAGGATATCATTCAAAATGCCATTATTCAGCAGAACTAGTTCTAAGTATGTCCAAGAAATTATGGAAACACTAGATTATTTGGAG AGCTATCTGGTGGATCTTCCTCTAATATATCAACATGATGAACATTCTACAATCGACTCTCCTGCATTATTGAGTGACTGGAGAGCATTAACTGCCATGAGAAAACATGTCATAGAAACAATCGCAAAACTACGTACACAAGTTGACAAATTGTTATAA
- a CDS encoding 1-acyl-sn-glycerol-3-phosphate acyltransferase, putative (encoded by transcript BEWA_024880A) translates to MNIFELIFFRLEVLFYFTIFLFLAFSTVVVQFFTFLILFPVLFYDRKFIHKVGNRFIYSSIHFFMFTFNRKWKYVVLSDFPKYDPKRPKIFMFNHLSNADPIFLTVLGKRVFSGALYKDSLHILYPRFFTSLVGHTPIYFTYDKVRKTKTVKKECIAEVMRRCKELTTDGFSILVFPEGTRSKTGALQEFKDGFFRFAMENNYEIVPCTLHNTRNVLTQNNYMTKGTVYLKYGEPILPQGKDLEDLKFEVRKTMYEMIKSSPDFDPKVETVPELE, encoded by the exons atgaatatttttgagCTCATTTTCTTTAGGCTCGAAGTACTGTTCTACTTTACAATATTTCTCTTCCTTGCCTTTAGCACGGTTGTTGTTCAGTTTTTCACTTTTTTGATCTTATTTCCAGTCTTGTTTTACGACAGAAAGTTTATACACAAAGTTGGAAACAGGTTCATATACTCTTCAATCCACTTTT TCATGTTCACCTTCAATCgtaaatggaaatatgTTGTACTTTCGGATTTCCCAAAATATGATCCAAAAAGGCCAAAGATCTTCATGTTTAATCACCTCTCTAACGCAG ATCCAATTTTTCTGACGGTTCTTGGAAAAAGGGTATTCTCTGGAGCTCTTTACAAGGATTCCTTGCACATTTTGTATCCAAGGTTCTTCACCTCACTAGTTGGACATACACCAATCTATTTCACATATGACAAGGTGAGAAAGACCAAAACtgtgaagaaggaatgTATTGCGGAAGTTATGAGG CGATGCAAGGAGTTGACAACCGATGGATTTAGTATCCTAGTGTTCCCGGAGGGAACTAGAAGCAAGACTGGAGCTCTGCAAGAGTTCAAGGATGGGTTCTTCAGATTCGCCATGGAGAATAACTATGAGATTGTTCCATGCA CGCTTCACAACACAAGGAACGTGTTAACACAGAACAATTACATGACTAAAGGAACTGTGTATCTCAAGTATGGAGAACCAATATTACCACAG GGTAAGgatttggaagatttgaAATTTGAAGTAAGAAAGACAATGTATGAAATGATCAAGTCCAGCCCGGACTTTGATCCCAAGGTCGAAACAGTTCCAGAGTTGGAATAA
- a CDS encoding uncharacterized protein (encoded by transcript BEWA_024890A) — MVWQEWWPHDPVPESKVTDPYLVKVKQHQVYWWCSCGKSKTQPWCDGSHKGSKFKPVMYVPQHNGRRLLCGCKFTNKRPLCDGSHFWVKAHRNFPKAAAGTFGFFFTFGVFTSWILHP, encoded by the exons ATGGTCTGGCAAGAGTGGTGGCCACATGACCCTGTTCCAGAGTCCAAGGTAACGGATCCATATTTAGTCAAGGTAAAGCAACACCAG GTTTACTGGTGGTGTTCCTGCGGGAAAAGCAAAACACAACCATGGTGTGATGGATCGCATAAAGGAAGCA AGTTTAAACCCGTAATGTATGTACCTCAACACAACGGTAGGAGGTTACTCTGTGGCTGTAAGTTCACAAACAAAAGACCATTGTGCGACGGTTCACATTTTTGGGTAAAGGCGCACAGAAACTTTCCAAAGGCTGCGGCTGGAACGTTTGGTTTCTTTTTCACGTTTGGTGTATTTACATCTTGGATACTGCATCCATag
- a CDS encoding 4-hydroxy-3-methylbut-2-en-1-yl diphosphate synthase, putative (encoded by transcript BEWA_024900A) has product MSPYIFFIFFILHTVESLSLGRFVRDGDISKFNRRLDLATRDHWEKTQFSGIPNIIGFISQNKNLCDFHGDKQHTSAHKKDPSYENVYCESISNRIRFPTRCVKIGKVTIGGNSPIALQTMTSSDTNDVDATVDQILKSRQHGASMVRLTVQSPREAKSSVAIKEKLLSIGCDIPLIADIHFNPKVALLAADVYDKVRVNPGNYVDGRKNWDMKVYETEEEFRKSGEFIEEMFTPLVEKCKKLKKAIRIGTNHGSLSSRIMSYYGDSPRGMVESALEFAAICVKLDFHDIVFSMKSSNVYVMTHAYRLLVHELYKRGWNYPIHLGVTEAGSVDDGRIKSALGIGTLLMDGIGDTIRMSLTEDPWLELSPARKLVECVERYTKINTKETLREFRNFQDIEKRELDYGTSILKYAEGGNKNTLLNPDGSVGCILTSEDLSDPITLYKSLGVSMNNGLPQRNIKSVDFVVLESVPQFHECSKQRIVKELIEGGIQVVAPVDQLKYNPIKFSIGLVDLEKLPNFQRSQSEKTEDNKDFIDYADKLPIVAVRITGNETDEQILQMCNDTNSKVRIAGHAKVGFIIMTIDPNLNNVATVRRIFGLLVRANSNIPVIHQLDLTSYKDHEDVVVAASTLVSCHLVDKLGEGLICKTSLPLQESNAISLNILQNARMRSFKTDFISCPSCGRTLFDIQKTTEEIKKRTGHLPGVTIAIMGCIVNGIGEMADADFGYVGGSPGKVDLYVKKQLVERGIPNDQACDRLIDLIKKHGRWIDP; this is encoded by the exons ATGTCTCCGTAcatattctttatattttttatattacACACGGTTGAATCTTTGAGCTTGGGAAGGTTTGTCCGCGACGGCgatatttccaaattcAACCGGAGACTAGATCTAGCCACTAGAGATCAT TGGGAAAAGACTCAATTCTCCGGTATTCCAAACATTATTGGTTTCATATCGCAGAATAAAAATCTATGTGATTTTCATGGAGATAAACAGCATACTTCTGCGCATAAAAAGG ATCCTTCCTACGAAAATGTTTACTGCGAATCGATTTCAAACCGAATAAGATTCCCTACGCGATGTGTAAAGATAGGAAAGGTAACAATTGGTGGAAACTCACCCATTGCCTTGCAAACAATGACATCTTCTGATACTAACGATGTAGACGCTACAGTAGACCAG ATTTTGAAATCTCGGCAGCACGGGGCTTCAATGGTTAGATTGACTGTACAATCGCCTAGAGAAGCAAAATCTTCCGTGGCAATCAAGGAGAAGCTTCTCTCCATTGGATGTGATATTCCATTGATCGCAGATATTCACTTTAATCCAAAG GTGGCATTACTTGCAGCTGATGTCTATGATAAAGTGCGGGTAAACCCAGGGAATTATGTAGATGGACGCAAAAACTGGGATATGAAAGTATACGAAacagaagaagaatttAGGAAAAGTGGAGAATTTATAGAGGAAATGTTTACTCCACTGGttgaaaaatgcaaaaaACTAAAGAAAGCCATACGTATAGGCACAAACCATGGGTCTCTCTCATCCAGAATAATGAGTTATTATGGAGATTCACCCAGAGGAATGGTAGAATCTGCGCTGGAGTTTGCAGCAATCTGTGTAAAACTAGATTTCCACGATATTGTCTTTTCAATGAAATCGTCGAATGTTTATGTAATGACACATGCGTACAGACTTTTGGTTCATGAGCTGTACAAACGCGGTTGGAATTATCCCATACATTTGGGAGTAACAGAAGCCGGATCAG TTGACGACGGACGTATTAAAAGTGCTCTTGGGATAGGAACACTCTTAATGGACGGAATAGGAGATACCATAAGAATGTCTCTTACCGAAGATCCGTGGCTAGAACTGTCCCCCGCAAGAAAATTAGTAGAGTGTGTAGAAAGATATACCAAAATCAACACAAAAGAAACGCTTAGAGAATTTAGAAACTTTCAGGATATAGAAAAACGCGAATTGGATTATGGAACTAGCATATTGAAATATGCTGAAGGTGGAAACAAAAATACTTTATTAAATCCGGATGGATCGGTTGGATGTATTTTAACCTCCGAAGATTTGAGCGATCCAATTACCCTCTACAAGTCGCTAGGAGTCTCAATGAACAATGGGCTACCTCAGCGCAACATCAAATCGGTTGATTTTGTGGTATTGGAATCTGTTCCACAATTTCATGAATGTTCAAAGCAGAGAATTGTTAAGGAACTGATAGAAGGAGGAATACAGGTAGTTGCTCCAGTTGATCAATTGAAGTATAATCCAATAAAGTTCTCTATTGGACTTGtagatttggaaaaattgCCTAATTTCCAAAGAAGCCAATCAGAGAAAACTGAAGATAATAAAGATTTTATAGATTATGCTGACAAATTACCAATTGTCGCCGTTAGAATTACTGGAAATGAAACCGATGAacaaattttacaaatgtgCAATGATACTAACTCTAAAGTTCGCATTGCTGGACATGCCAAGGTTGGATTCATAATTATGACCATCGATCCGAATCTGAATAATGTAGCCACTGTAAGACGCATTTTTGGGCTGTTGGTACGTGCAAATTCCAACATTCCAGTGATACACCAACTTGATCTAACGAGCTACAAGGATCATGAG GATGTTGTTGTAGCAGCATCTACCCTTGTGTCTTGTCACTTGGTCGATAAACTTGGTGAAGGGCTTATTTGTAAAACTTCACTTCCCCTGCAAGAATCAAATGCGATTTCTCTCAACATCCTACAG AATGCAAGAATGAGAAGCTTCAAGACTGACTTCATTTCGTGTCCATCGTGTGGACGTACTCTCTTTGATATACAG AAAACCACGGAGGAAATCAAAAAGAGGACTGGGCATCTACCAGGGGTAACTATTGCTATAATGGGTTGCATTGTAAATGGAATTGGAGAAATGGCAGATGCAGACTTTGGTTACGTAGGAGGATCACCCGGGAAG GTTGATTTGTACGTCAAAAAACAACTTGTTGAACGCGGAATTCCAAATGACCAAGCATGCGATAGACTCATTGATCTCATCAAGAAACACGGTAGATGGATAGATCCATAA